The genomic stretch TTATCTGTATATTTTTTGATTATTATTTCATTTGTTATAGCATCTTTTCCAGCAATTACTAAAAATCCATTAATTACTGTCCATTTAAACTTCTCATACCATTTTCTTTCTTTTCTTACTTTTTTCTTCATCTTTAAACTTTCTTTTTCTTTTAGTTCTTTATCACTCTTCTTTTTAAGTTCTTCTATCTTCTTCTTAGTTAGTTCAATTGCCTTCTCTATTCCCTCTATCTTACTTCTAAGTTTTTTAGATTTTTCATAATATCTCTCAGCATTTTCAAATGCATTCTTTCTTATATCTAAAGAAACTCTCTCCTCTATAACTTTATCATCAACCTCTGACTTTAATCTAAGAATTATCTCCCCAGAGTTTTCATTTATATTTTCAATTAAACCTAATATTGGATGATCTCTATTTTCTTTAATTATTTTCTTTATTCTTGCCCAGTCCATTTTTTCTCTTGCCTTTCTTATAGTATTTAATAACTCTTCAACAATTTGATAATTTGCATATATTAAATCCCCCTTAATTTGATTCTTTTCAGATTCTTCTTTATATTTATTTAAAGTTTCTAACTGTCTCTTTAATATATTCTCCTGTCTCTCAATTTCTCTCTCAATTTTTGATTTTTCTTTTTTAATTTCAACACTAAATAAAAATTTGGCAAAGTAGTCATCAACTGCCTCTAAAAAACTATTATAGTATTTTTTCTCTAAATCTTGATACTTTTTTAAATCAATTGGCACTACATCAAAATATTCTCCATCCTTTAAAACAATTTGTGGCTTTCTGTTATTAAAAATTTCATTAAATAAATTTTTAGATGTTTCAAAGAGTTTTTTAATCTCTTCTTCACTTAAATCTTTCTTTTTCTTATCAATTCCTGCCCTTTCACAAATTTCCTCTGCATATAATCCTCCAATTCCAAAAACTCTTGATATTAATCTAACACATTCAACATCTTTATTCTCTAAAAAGTAATCTTTAAAAACTTCATAGGCAATAGAAAAATCTAAATTGTAAGGATTTAATGGCTTTTGTGGAGGAAATTTATATTTTTCCTTAGGAACAATATTTCTCGTGCTCCATCTCTCAATTCTTAAAGGCAATATAATAACATCTTCACTATTTAGTAAAATAATATTCCCTTCTCCAAATAACTCTGCAATTAACTTATAAACTTCTCCTTTAACTTCAAAGTGGAATATTACAATTCTATCAAAATTTACCTGCTCAATTTTAATTATTTTGGCATTTTTTAGATATTTTCTTAACAGCATTGCAAAAGATGGTGGTAGTTTTGGTTTTTCTCTCTCATAGTTAGTTAAAGTTATGTATTTATATTTACCAACACTTATAACTACTTCTCTACTACCACCCTCTGGAGCGTGTATTTTTAATATTAACTCTCTATTTTGCTCGTTGTCAATTAAAAATGCTTTATCTAATCTACCATTAATTAGGCTTTGTAATTCATTTACAATACAACATACATCTACATTAGTTATTTCAGTTTTCATAATATCACCAATGATTTAATTATTTGAAAATAAAAAAATCTTGAAATTGACTTTGTTTCAAATAAAATGAATCAAAGGAAATAATTTTTTGAATATTTTAATTTTCATTCTCAGTTTTTAAATAAACTGTGTATGTTGGAAATGCAAATTCTAAACCTTCCTTTTCAAATTCTCTTTTAATTTTTAAATTAATATCATCAACTGTCTCTATATATCTTTGATAACCATTGTATTTAGTATTTTTAATATAATAAACAACTTGAATATTTAAACTCCAATCACCATACTCTTTAAAATAAACTGTTATTGGTTCATTTTCAACATTTGGATGCTCCAATAAAATTTTTTTAATTATTTCCTTTGCTTTAATAATCTCATCCGCCGTTGTATTATAAGTTAGTCCAATAGTCATTGTAACCTTCCATTTATTTTTTGATGGAGTAGTTTGGATTATATCATCTATTAACTTAGAGTTTGGAACTACGATAATAGAGTTATCTACAGCTCTAATTTTTGTGCTTCTTATTCCAATATCTTCAACAATTCCCATTCCACCGCTAAAATTAATCCAATGCCCTATTTTAAAAGGTTTATCAGTTAATATTATCAATCCAGCAATTAAATTTGAGACATAATTTTGTGATGCCAGTGCAAATGCTAAACCTCCAATACCTAAACCGGCAAGGAGTGTCTTTATGTCATATCCTAAATTACTCAAAATAAGCATTAATCCAATGAACCATATAAATAGTCGAATGGATTTTTTTATTAATATTATAACTTGCTCATCAACTTCCATCATTGTTTTTTTAGAAATAGTATCTGCTAAGTATCTTTCAACTAATTCAGAGATAAATTTATCAAAGAAAATTACAACACATAATATAAATGCAACCAAAATTCCTCTATCAATATATAACTTTATAGATGGTGGTAAATAGATGAAAGATATTCCTAAATATAATCCTGATAAAATAATACCAATGGCTATTGGTAAAGATAAAGCCCTTATAACGATTTCATCTAATTCTAATACTTTCTTCTTACTAAGTTTATCTGCAATTCTCTCAATTAAAGCTCCAATATACCTTCCAATAAGTAATGAAAAAAATATTGATAAAAAGCATAATACATAGTTTATAATAGAGTTATGTATTATTATATCATTTATTATCTGAATTACCATATTTACAACCTAATATAGTACCTATAACATTCCGAAGATAATTACAATAATTTAGTATTTGAACCTTACTGTATATAGATAAAGTTGTTAAATTAAAATTTTTGTGATACTATGGACAGAGAAGAATTTTTAAAGCATTTGAAAAGAGGAGAGTATAATAAATTAGCAAATCTTATATATAAAGATAAATATTATTTAACATATTTAGATGAAATTTTTAATAGTAATAACAAAGATGACATTAGAAGAGGTTTGTTAATTTTAAAACGACTAAATAATGAAATAATTGAAAGATACTTATATTATATTCTTAGAGGATTGAACGATAAGAGAATGATAGCAAAAATTTCAGAGGAGATTTTAATAAAATACAGTAATAAAGAAACCATAGAGGAAGCATTATTAGAAATATCCAATAAACAACTAAGTGACAGAATAATATATCTATTTATTGAAAATATTGGGCAGAGTATGTTTTTAAAATCTATTTTAAAATATACAAAAACTGACAGTGTTGAAGAAAGTTTTAAAGTTTTACTAAAAAATTACAATTCAGAGGAGATTTTAAAAATATTATGTAATAAACTTTATTCCCAAAATAAAAAAGAAAAAGAATTTGCTTTAAATATTTTATTAAATATTGTTGATTCATTGGATGAAAACCAAAGAAATATTTTGAGAAAATATTTAAATATATTATTGTTGGGGGATGACAGTAAAAAACTCTATAATAAATTTAAACAACTATTTGATAAGTTAAATATAGAAATTAATCATAACAAAATAGATATAATGTCTCTTTTAAAGTCAGATGGAAAAAAGGCGTTAAATTTAATTTTGAGAGAGAATATAAAGATTCCCAGTAGTTTTTACAATAGAGAATTTTTAAGAGAGTTTTTATATGGAAAAGATGAGGATAGGCAATTTATTGGTGTTAAATTAATATCTTTAATGAACGATACAAAAAATAAGGTTGAATTACTCTTCAAATTTTTAAATTATGGTTATGGAAAGGCAAAAACAGCATCTATAAAAGAACTTAAAAAAATAGCCAAAAATGATGAAGATTTAAGGAATTTTATTGAAACTAAGGCATTAAAATATGCTAAAAAAATGGATTTAAGTTTAAAAATATCTTCTTTAAGGATTTTAAAAGAGTTTAGTAGGAGAGATTACCTACCATTTTTAATAAATGAGCATAGTAGGTTGAGAGATTTAATTCTTACATTGGATGAAGAAAAGTATATGGGCGGATTTAGGCATATGTTAATGATAGAAAATGAAATAAAAAAATGTAAAGTAGCAATGGATTTAATTGAAGAAATCGTGGCAGAGATTTGCTTAAAATATGAGATTCATTATAGTAGTTTAAGGTTGTCAGAAAAACTCGGCTATGAATTTTACAAAACTATTGCAAATATTGGCTCTAAAAATTTAAATTTAATAAATATCTATGAACTTTTAAGAGATGTTATGTATAATGGAGAACTTATAGTTTATTTAACTGAAATTGTTTCCAACAATAGTAATGAAATAAATGATGAATTAGCTGAGGAAATATTAAAAGTTGTTGAAAATGTAGAATTAGAAAATAAAGATGTTTTAAATGCTAATAAAATTATAATATATTCCTCATTAAATAGAATTGATAAAATTGGAGAAATAATAAATATGGCTGTTGGTTATAGTTCAAAGTTGGCATTTATAACTGCAATAAAAAAACTTATTGATAACAATATGCTAAATGATGAAAAAATAAAGTTAATAATCCCAAAAATTGCTGAGATGCTATATGACTCTAAGAAGTTAAGGTTAATGGCTTTAGAATTTTTTGAAAAGTATCCTAATGAAATCGTTATCCCAATAATTTTAAATGAGATTGAAAAAAATAAATGCAACAATAGAGAGTATAAATTGATGATGAACATTATAACAAATGCTATATTTAAATATCCTCATACAATTAATAAGTTGAAGAATCTACTAAATACTGATAAAAGAAATATATGCTTAAAAATTATGCTAAAAGTTAGTGAAAAGATGCCAGAACTTTTAAGGGATTATATTTATATATTAGCATCTCAATATACATTATCAGATGATGAAGACAAAAAACTGATAACAAAAATCTTAAAAAACATTACTACTGAAAATGAAAGGAAAATTTTAAGACCAATAATAAAAATTTAAAGAAAGATTGTTATGAGAAGGGACGAATACTTTGAGAGGTTGTTGGAAGTCATAGAAGAGTTAAAGATAGAGGCAGAAGAAAAGCCAATAATTGTAGAAGGAAAGAGAGATGTTGAAAGTTTAGAAAAGTTGGGAGTTGAGGGAACATTCATTGTAATAGCAAAAACTCCTATTTATTTAATAGCTGATGAACTTATAAGAAAGGGAATAAAGGAAGTTATCTTATTAACTGACTTTGATAGAAGAGGTAGAATGTTAGCTAAAGCCATAATTGAAGAGTTTAGATATAGAGGAATTAAGGTAAATACAAAAATTAGGCAAGAAATATTTATATATACAAATAGTGGTATTAGAGATATTGAAAGTCTATTCTCCTATGTAAATAAAAGAAGTCTGTTTTAATTATACACTCTCTAACATATCCTCTTCACTTAAACCCTCTAATTCAATCATATTTTTTAATCTTTCAGTTATGATGTTTAGGCATTTATCAACTGTTTCACTGATTTTTATATTCTCAATTACTGGTACTCCTTTCTTTTTTGCAGTTTCAACCATATATTCGTTTATTATCCTTATAATTTTAAAATATCTTAAATATCTTTCAGTAGGTCTGCTTGATACTCTACCTCTTGCATAAAATCTCATTTTGTGTAATTTCTCATCATAGATTGTTAGCATAATAAAAATAATATGAGGATTTTCTAAATAATTATCTTTTAAAAGTGTTGGAACTAAGTGAGTCCCTTCAATAATTACACTCTGCCCTTCGAGTAAGCATCTATTTATAACTCCCTCAACACCAGTTAATACAGCTTCAGAATGTCTCTCAAAACCTTTTATATATTTAGTTTTGTTATCTTCTTCATAATTATCTTTTAAAACTTTCCAAGCTGTATAACTTGACTCGTAAAGTGTTGGTATTAAATCTCTTGAAATTACTTTTCTCATAACCTCTCTTATTGAATCTGTCCCTATTACACTCGATATTCCTAACCTTGATGCTATTTCAAATGCAATTGTAGAAGTACCTACACCACTAGCTCCGCCTATTAAAATAACTATTGGTCTTCTACCTAAAACCATTCTCCAAAGTAAATATTTTTTAGCAACTTCATCATAATTTTTTGATATTAAATAGTAATAAACTCTTCTTCTAAGTTCTGCCTTATCAATAACTTTAATATTCTCTTTTTTAAGCATTTCATATATGTCCCATGCTATTCTATATGCAATACTTGGTTTTAAACCTGCCGCCATTAAAGACCTTGCAAGGATACCCTTTGAAAATGGCATTTCATAGGATTTTCCTCTAACAACTATATCATTTTGCAAATCCATCATTCCACCAAAATTTTAGTCTAAAATTTCATCAGCCTCTATTTTTTCAGCATTGTAAAGTTTTTTAGCCCTTAAATATAATAATTCGTCTTTTTCATCATTAACTACTACATAAACTTTATTTATATTGTAATTTTTAATAAATCTCTCAATATTTTTCTTAGTAATTTCAATTTTTTTCTTTAATCCTTCTAACGCATTTTCTGGAATCCCTATCTTCCTCATATCCTCTATATCTAACATTCCCTCAGTGCAAACAACCTTTAAATTAGGATTTTTATTTTTTAATTTTTTGAATAGTTTTTTATTTGAGACAATATATAAGGCATCTTCACTAATCTCTTTCTCCTCTAACTCAAACCCAAAGTTAGATAAAACTCTATTAAGATGTTCTTGGCATTTTATAATTAATTTACAAAATTCTTTAGCCTCATCTTCATTCAATTCATGCTTCGGAGCTTTTTTATATAAAAAATCATCTGCCTCCAATAGTTGATAAATTGCCTTTTTAAACTCTTCAACATTTATTTTTCCAGGCTTTGCATCTTTGTAAGAGATTTTTGAATGCCTATCAATATTTATTTTGTCTGGCTTTTCCTCTATCTTAACTTTTTTTAGTTTTGATATTGTACATATCCCCTTTCTTATTAATTCTTTTGAGTATTTATCTCTCATTGTCTCCCCTTATCTTTATCTTCTTTTTCTTTCTCTAATTTTTCCAACTCTTCAACTAACATTGGTAAAAAGACACCAATATCTGTAACTATTCCTAATGCCTGAGAAGTTCCTCTATCCATCAATTTTGTAACTACTGCTGGATTTATATCAACGCAGATAGTTTTAACCCATGAAGGTAATAGGTTCCCTGTAGCTATTGAGTGTAACATCGTAGAGAGCATTAAAACCATATCCTTTCCTTTTAATAGTTCTCTCATTTTTTCTTGTGCCTTAACAACATCTGTAATTACATCTGGTAAGGGACCGTCATCTCTAATACTACCTGCCAATACATAGGGAACATTATTTTTTATACATTCGTACATAACCCCCCTATTTAAAATACCCTGCTCAACAGCATCTTTTATACTTCCTGCCCTCATTATAACATTTATAGCCCTTAAATGATGACTATGCCCTCCTGGAACACTCTTTCCAGTTTTTAAATCTACTCCTAAGGAAGTTCCATACAAAACACTCTCTATATCATGAGTTGCTAAGGCATTTCCAGCAAACAGTGCCTGAACATAACCCATTCTTATTAATTTAGCTAATGCCCATCCTGCACCTGTGTGTATAATTGCTGGTCCTCCAACTACAACAATTCCTCCTTTTCCTGTCTTTCTATACTTTTCTCTAATTTCATACATTTCTTTTGCTATCCTCCTAATTATTGTCTCTTTTGGCTTTTCTGAGGAAGCCTCTGATTTCATAAATTCAAATAATCCGCCAGATTCTCTTGGCTTTTCTGGTGGAATTACTCTAACTCCTTTATGGCCAACAACAACTAAATCTCCTTTTTTAATATTTCTAATTGTTTTTACTTCTGCTCTCATTTCGTCAGGATAAACTACAATAGCTCCATCCATTTTTTGATTCTCTACCTCTATCCACTTTCCTCTAAATCTAATAAAGGTTTTGTGATTGGTTGTTGAATAAAATCCCTCTGGTAAAACCATATCCTTTTCAGCAGGTTGTAACTCAACTTCTTCAATTTCAGGAATCTCAGCCCCTAAATCCTTTAATTCGCTTAAAATTTCATCTACATGTTTTTCGTCCTTACCAATAACCAATATTTTTGCATAACTTGGATCAGTCTTTCTCTTACCAATTTCAAATTCTAAAACTTTGTAATCTCCGCCCATTTCTAAGATTTTATCAAAAACTTTAGGTAAAATTAAACTATCAATAATATGTCCCTTTAATTCAATTTCTCTCATAAACATAATAAATCCCTCTTGTTATTTTTAAATTAATAAAAAGTAATTATTGTCAAACTAATATTTTAACCATCTGTTTTTATAGTTAAATCCAAATATTTAAATTATTATATAACAAAAATTAATATAAAAATAAACTAATAACTAATAAAATTAATTATAATAAAAATTCCTCTATTTTTTCTGATAGAGTATCAAATATCCAGTTAAATTTATTATCGTCCTTTTCTAATAAAGTTACTCTAAATCCGTTAAGTTGTGAGCAGAAAGATGTTAGAGGAACTACACAGATTCCAGTAGATGCTAATAAATAATATACAAATTTTTTATCAATATTTACATTTTTTGTATAGGAATCTATAAATTCTTTCAATTTTTCATTTTTTATTTTTATTGAGTTGTTTCCATTTAAATACTTATCTTCGAACACTATAGACATATAAAATGCTCCATTTGCCTTATTTGCTATAATTCCATCAATGTCTTTTAATTTTTTATATGCAGTATTTGATCTCTTCTCATAAAACTTATTTCTCTCATTTATGTATTTTTTATAATTTTTATGACCCATAATTTTTGGAATAGCCATTTGTGGTAATGTGGTAGAACAAACTTCTATTAATTTGGATCTATAAATACTATCAACATATTTTTTAAATTCCTCATCTTTGTCGGCGTTGTAAATTTCAATCCATCCACATCTCGCTCCAGGCCAAGGAATTTCCTTAGATATTCCTTTTAAAGATATTCCACAAACATCGTCTATAATTTCACATAATGAATAATATTTTTTTCCATTATAAACTAAATTACAGTATATTTCATCGCAAATAATAAATAAATCATATTCATTTGCTAAATCAACTATATTATCTAAAATTTTTTTTGGATATACTGCTCCTGTTGGGTTATCAGGATTTATTATCAAAATTCCACTAACTGCTGGATTATACTTAATTCTCTTTTCTAAATCGTCAATGTCTGGATACCAATAGTTGTAAGGGTCTAAAAAGTAAGTTACTGGTGGAGAACCTGCATGTGAACCTTCAGCTGAGGAATGTGTTGAATATGATGGAGATGGGTTTATAACTCTAACCTGCCTCTTCAATAAACTATAAATCTTTGCTATAGCATCACCTAATCCATTAAAAAATATAATATCCTCTGCTGTAATTTGAACTCCTCCTTTTTTATTTGTCTGCTCTGCTAAAAATTCTCGTGTTTCTAATAACCCCTTAGTAGGACAGTATGCATAAGATTCATCATTTTTAACAATTTCAACTATAATATCTTTAATCCAATCTGGAATTTTTTCTCCCTTTGCTACTGGATCTCCAATATTTTCCCAAGTTATATTTATTCCAAACTTTTCTATTTTTTTTGCTATATCTACAATCTCTCTAATTTCATAACTTAACTCCTTAGCTCCTACATCTATTATTGGATTTCTCATAGTTTCATCTCATAAAATGGAACTCTATTTTTTGTAAATTATTGGATGATTCTCCAATTTATAGTTTTGATATATAAACTTTATCCTTAAAATAGAACTCCTTTTTTATAGAGTCAAATTAATATAAATAACTGTTTAAAATAAAATAAAGATTTAAGAATTTAATGATTGTGGTGAAAATATGACTAAATGTAAATTTTGCAATAAGGAAAGTTATGTAAAATTAAAATCTCCAAAAATTCACTTATGTAAAGAGCATTTTATTGAATATTTTGAAAATAAGGTTGAAAAGTCCATAAAAAAATATAATATGCTAAACAAAGATGAAAAAATTTTAGTATCTGTCTCTGGTGGAAAGGATGGACATGCTGCTGCATGGGTTTTAAAAAAATTAGGATATAACATTGAATTATTTCATATAAATTTAGGAATTAAAGGATTTTCTGAAAGTTCTCTAAAGGCCGTTGAGGAGTTGGCAAAAAAGTTAAATGTTCCTTTACATATAATTAATTTAAAAGATATTACTGGAAAAACTTTAGAAGATATAAGAGGAAAAAAATGTTCAATATGTGGGATAACTAAAAGATATTTAATGAATAAATTTGGTTATGAACATGGATTTGATGTTATAGTTACAGGACATAATTTAGATGATGAAGTATCATTTATTTTAAATAATATTTTAAATTGGAACATTAGATACTTAGCTAAGCACGAGCCAGTTCTTCCAGCTCACGATAAGTTTTTAAAAAAAGTTAAAATATTTTTTGAGATAGAAGAGGATTTAATTTTAAAGTATGCTGAGGCAGAAAATATTCCATTTACAACAGTTAAATGTAGATTTGCAGAAAAGGCAATAACTTTAAAGCATAGAGAATACTTCAATGAATTAGAAAAATTAAGACCTAATATAAAGTATCAATTTTTAGCTGGCTATATGAAAAATAGGCGTATTTTTAAATGCGAAGAAGATGAAAATTTTGAATTTAGAGAGTGTGAAATTTGCGGAATGACTTCTGCTGGAAGAATTTGCTCGTTTTGCAGAGTGTGGAAATTGTATAAAAATAAAAATAAAAGTAACAGCAAATAATTATTTAAAAGCACTCATTAATGTCCATGCCTCTTTTCCACTTATAAAAGCTCTATTAACTAACCTCTTAAAAATAATTTTACAAAGTTCTTTTTTATGCTCAGGAATTTTTTCATTTTTATCTATAAATTCATTAAACTTTTTTATTAACAATTCCTTATCTTCTTTTGAAGCCTCCCTCATTTTTATATCTAAAAATCTATTTTCAACTTTTTTTGTATAAATTTCATATAAAATAACTGCCACAGCGTGAGATAAATTCATTATTGGATATTTTTCAGATGTAGGAATAGAAACTAATAAGTCACATTTATCAATTTCTTCATTTCTTAATCCGTCATCTTCTCTACCAAAAACAATTCCTATATTTCCTTTAATTTCTAAAATTTTATCTGCCAATTCTTTTGGAGTTATAGGAACCCTTTTTAAATTTCTATCACCTCCTCTTGCTCCTGAAGTAGCAATAACAAAATCTAAATCTTTTATTGCATCGTCAAAACTTTCATAAAATTTAGCATTGTCCAATATTTCTTTTGCATGAACAGCCATCATATATGCCTCATCATTTATAATATTTCTATTTCCAACTATTCTAAGATCTTCAAAATCAAAATTCATCATAACCCTTGCAATACTACCAACATTTCCACTGTATTTAGGATTTACTAAAATAACTGAAATCATTATATATCACTTCATTGACTTTTTTAATTTATAATAGTGATATTCTACTGTCTTTAAATTTAACCCAGTAATTTTCGCAATTTCTTCTGGCTTTTTATCTAAATACTTTTTAATAATTTTATCTACATTTGTAGGTCTTCCAGTCTTTGGAGCTATAGGAATTACTTCAACATCTACTCCTTCCAATGCCTTTATAATTTTCTTAGAAGACCTTTTATACTTTGACTTTGGTAAATATATCTTTTTAGGCTCGCAATTCTCTAACAATGCTATTGCTACATCTCTATCTAACTCTAAATTAATATAAATTTCATCTACATTTTCACAGTTTTTAATTTTCTCAATTAGTTCTTCTTTTGTTTTAGCCCTTAACTCTTTCATAATTTATCCTATTTTTTCCTTTTTTTATTCTTTGATAATCTTGATTTTACCATTTTTCTTTTTAATGGACTTCCACAAATCTCACAGACATCTTCATCAAAATCTATGGGATACATTTTTTTACAACCTTCACAAACCTTTCTCCAAACAAAATTTTTATTTGTTGGTTCGTAAATTATTCCTCTAACATCAATATTTAATTTTTTTGCCACATTTTGAATTCCGTAATCGTCAGTATATAATATTCCCTTTAACTCCAACGCCAACGCTAAAATGCTAATATCTTCTTTAGATAAATTATCTCCTGTCTTTTTAACAGTATCTTCAACTATCTTTATATATTCTTTACTTGGAATTTTTATTTTTAGTTTTCCTAAATTTAAACTTTGGTCAACAATAACCTTCATTGACTCGACTTCTTCCAAAACTTCTGGAGTTATATAATGCTCTCCTTCTTCTATAACTGGATTATATCCGTGAATTATTGCTGAGGCATCTAATACTTTAACTTTCATGGTTCCACATTCTAAATAGCATAAAATAATACACACTTAAGCTATAATCTATATATAAAACTCAGCTATTGCATTATATAATTATTAAATTTATAAATAAAAAATAAATTATACATTAAAAAACGGTGAGAAATTGGTTTTATGTGCAAAGGTCTATGCCAAAGAAGGAGAAAAAACCAGAAGATTATTGTTAGAAAACAAATTGTTAAATAAAAATTACAAAATAGTAAAGGAGGGAGATTTTTTATACATTCCATTAAATGAAGAGAATTTAAAGAATATTAATTTAAAAGATTTGATTCCAAATATTGAAATAGTTGAAAAAGATATAAAGAAAAAAGAGATTAAAAGAAAACCAAGTTTTAGAGAAGTTATATCAAAAAGATTTAGAAAAGAGATTGATGAGGGA from Methanocaldococcus lauensis encodes the following:
- the rqcH gene encoding ribosome rescue protein RqcH, producing MKTEITNVDVCCIVNELQSLINGRLDKAFLIDNEQNRELILKIHAPEGGSREVVISVGKYKYITLTNYEREKPKLPPSFAMLLRKYLKNAKIIKIEQVNFDRIVIFHFEVKGEVYKLIAELFGEGNIILLNSEDVIILPLRIERWSTRNIVPKEKYKFPPQKPLNPYNLDFSIAYEVFKDYFLENKDVECVRLISRVFGIGGLYAEEICERAGIDKKKKDLSEEEIKKLFETSKNLFNEIFNNRKPQIVLKDGEYFDVVPIDLKKYQDLEKKYYNSFLEAVDDYFAKFLFSVEIKKEKSKIEREIERQENILKRQLETLNKYKEESEKNQIKGDLIYANYQIVEELLNTIRKAREKMDWARIKKIIKENRDHPILGLIENINENSGEIILRLKSEVDDKVIEERVSLDIRKNAFENAERYYEKSKKLRSKIEGIEKAIELTKKKIEELKKKSDKELKEKESLKMKKKVRKERKWYEKFKWTVINGFLVIAGKDAITNEIIIKKYTDKDDIVFHADIQGAPFTVIKTNGREVDEETLEEVAKFSVSHSKAWKLGYGAMDTYWVKPEQISKTAESGEYLKRGAFVIRGKKNYFRNTPLELGIGIIEYDNDLKVTTAPPKTLQKSFIKWVLLKPGNKEKGKVVKELKEIFKDYDIDDEDILRVLPPGGCEIVKK
- a CDS encoding mechanosensitive ion channel family protein, coding for MVIQIINDIIIHNSIINYVLCFLSIFFSLLIGRYIGALIERIADKLSKKKVLELDEIVIRALSLPIAIGIILSGLYLGISFIYLPPSIKLYIDRGILVAFILCVVIFFDKFISELVERYLADTISKKTMMEVDEQVIILIKKSIRLFIWFIGLMLILSNLGYDIKTLLAGLGIGGLAFALASQNYVSNLIAGLIILTDKPFKIGHWINFSGGMGIVEDIGIRSTKIRAVDNSIIVVPNSKLIDDIIQTTPSKNKWKVTMTIGLTYNTTADEIIKAKEIIKKILLEHPNVENEPITVYFKEYGDWSLNIQVVYYIKNTKYNGYQRYIETVDDINLKIKREFEKEGLEFAFPTYTVYLKTENEN
- a CDS encoding toprim domain-containing protein, with amino-acid sequence MRRDEYFERLLEVIEELKIEAEEKPIIVEGKRDVESLEKLGVEGTFIVIAKTPIYLIADELIRKGIKEVILLTDFDRRGRMLAKAIIEEFRYRGIKVNTKIRQEIFIYTNSGIRDIESLFSYVNKRSLF
- a CDS encoding 2-phosphoglycerate kinase, translated to MDLQNDIVVRGKSYEMPFSKGILARSLMAAGLKPSIAYRIAWDIYEMLKKENIKVIDKAELRRRVYYYLISKNYDEVAKKYLLWRMVLGRRPIVILIGGASGVGTSTIAFEIASRLGISSVIGTDSIREVMRKVISRDLIPTLYESSYTAWKVLKDNYEEDNKTKYIKGFERHSEAVLTGVEGVINRCLLEGQSVIIEGTHLVPTLLKDNYLENPHIIFIMLTIYDEKLHKMRFYARGRVSSRPTERYLRYFKIIRIINEYMVETAKKKGVPVIENIKISETVDKCLNIITERLKNMIELEGLSEEDMLESV
- a CDS encoding DUF2100 domain-containing protein; the protein is MRDKYSKELIRKGICTISKLKKVKIEEKPDKINIDRHSKISYKDAKPGKINVEEFKKAIYQLLEADDFLYKKAPKHELNEDEAKEFCKLIIKCQEHLNRVLSNFGFELEEKEISEDALYIVSNKKLFKKLKNKNPNLKVVCTEGMLDIEDMRKIGIPENALEGLKKKIEITKKNIERFIKNYNINKVYVVVNDEKDELLYLRAKKLYNAEKIEADEILD
- a CDS encoding ornithine cyclodeaminase, which produces MFMREIELKGHIIDSLILPKVFDKILEMGGDYKVLEFEIGKRKTDPSYAKILVIGKDEKHVDEILSELKDLGAEIPEIEEVELQPAEKDMVLPEGFYSTTNHKTFIRFRGKWIEVENQKMDGAIVVYPDEMRAEVKTIRNIKKGDLVVVGHKGVRVIPPEKPRESGGLFEFMKSEASSEKPKETIIRRIAKEMYEIREKYRKTGKGGIVVVGGPAIIHTGAGWALAKLIRMGYVQALFAGNALATHDIESVLYGTSLGVDLKTGKSVPGGHSHHLRAINVIMRAGSIKDAVEQGILNRGVMYECIKNNVPYVLAGSIRDDGPLPDVITDVVKAQEKMRELLKGKDMVLMLSTMLHSIATGNLLPSWVKTICVDINPAVVTKLMDRGTSQALGIVTDIGVFLPMLVEELEKLEKEKEDKDKGRQ
- a CDS encoding pyridoxal phosphate-dependent aminotransferase, whose protein sequence is MRNPIIDVGAKELSYEIREIVDIAKKIEKFGINITWENIGDPVAKGEKIPDWIKDIIVEIVKNDESYAYCPTKGLLETREFLAEQTNKKGGVQITAEDIIFFNGLGDAIAKIYSLLKRQVRVINPSPSYSTHSSAEGSHAGSPPVTYFLDPYNYWYPDIDDLEKRIKYNPAVSGILIINPDNPTGAVYPKKILDNIVDLANEYDLFIICDEIYCNLVYNGKKYYSLCEIIDDVCGISLKGISKEIPWPGARCGWIEIYNADKDEEFKKYVDSIYRSKLIEVCSTTLPQMAIPKIMGHKNYKKYINERNKFYEKRSNTAYKKLKDIDGIIANKANGAFYMSIVFEDKYLNGNNSIKIKNEKLKEFIDSYTKNVNIDKKFVYYLLASTGICVVPLTSFCSQLNGFRVTLLEKDDNKFNWIFDTLSEKIEEFLL
- the ttuA gene encoding tRNA-5-methyluridine(54) 2-sulfurtransferase, producing the protein MTKCKFCNKESYVKLKSPKIHLCKEHFIEYFENKVEKSIKKYNMLNKDEKILVSVSGGKDGHAAAWVLKKLGYNIELFHINLGIKGFSESSLKAVEELAKKLNVPLHIINLKDITGKTLEDIRGKKCSICGITKRYLMNKFGYEHGFDVIVTGHNLDDEVSFILNNILNWNIRYLAKHEPVLPAHDKFLKKVKIFFEIEEDLILKYAEAENIPFTTVKCRFAEKAITLKHREYFNELEKLRPNIKYQFLAGYMKNRRIFKCEEDENFEFRECEICGMTSAGRICSFCRVWKLYKNKNKSNSK